One Stenotrophomonas sp. SAU14A_NAIMI4_5 DNA segment encodes these proteins:
- a CDS encoding ion channel yields MPVAITTRWLAIARRHPSAWLLGAQLIAVMLYPALDDTAGGRAALGVFGMAVLGLALWVVQRSPLGTWLALLLAIPSVVFSIAAALLDRPALGTTAQLLESLLYFYTAGALIAYMLQDHKVTRDELFAVGATFTLLAWGFAFAFAVCQQWYPGSFQGSGEGPQRTWMELLYLSFSLLSGVGLSDVVPLHPQARALVMLEQFSGVMYVALVVSRLVGLTMIRRL; encoded by the coding sequence ATGCCCGTTGCCATCACCACCCGTTGGCTGGCCATCGCCCGCCGTCATCCGTCGGCCTGGCTGCTGGGGGCGCAGCTGATCGCGGTGATGTTGTATCCGGCACTGGATGACACCGCAGGCGGGCGCGCCGCGTTGGGTGTGTTCGGCATGGCGGTACTGGGGCTTGCGCTGTGGGTGGTGCAGCGCAGCCCGCTGGGAACGTGGCTGGCCCTGCTGCTGGCCATCCCGTCGGTGGTGTTCTCCATTGCCGCGGCACTGCTGGACCGACCCGCGCTGGGAACCACGGCGCAGCTGCTGGAAAGCCTGCTGTATTTCTATACGGCAGGCGCGTTGATCGCTTACATGCTGCAGGACCATAAGGTCACCCGCGATGAGCTGTTTGCCGTTGGTGCTACGTTCACGTTGCTCGCGTGGGGATTCGCGTTCGCATTTGCGGTCTGCCAGCAGTGGTATCCGGGCAGTTTCCAGGGCAGTGGAGAGGGGCCGCAGCGCACCTGGATGGAACTGCTTTATCTGAGCTTCAGCTTGCTGTCCGGGGTGGGGCTCAGCGACGTCGTCCCGCTGCATCCACAGGCACGCGCATTGGTCATGCTGGAGCAGTTTTCCGGTGTTATGTACGTCGCTCTGGTGGTTTCGCGACTGGTCGGATTGACCATGATCCGGCGTCTCTGA
- the thiC gene encoding phosphomethylpyrimidine synthase ThiC — protein MNAQLSALQQQAQQLSESVIQPIAGSRKIHVPGSRPDVRVPMREIVLSRTPALFGGGENAPVTVYDTSGPYTDPQVQIDLSAGLPALRRGWVEERGDTEQLDGLSSAFGRDREHDAKLDPVRFPARSLPRRARAGANVTQMHYARRGIITPEMEFVAIRENQRLEAIRDAALLQQHPGQSFGAAIQSIITPEFVRDEIARGRAVLPNNINHPESEPMIIGRNFLTKINANIGNSAVSSGIAEEVEKLVWAIRWGGDTVMDLSTGKHIHETREWIIRNSPVAIGTVPIYQALEKVDGRAEALTWEIFRDTLIEQAEQGVDYFTIHAGVLLRYVPLTAKRVTGIVSRGGSIMAKWCLAHRKENFLYTHFEDICEIMKAYDVTFSLGDGLRPGCIADANDAAQFGELETLGELTKIAWKHDVQTMIEGPGHVPMQLIKENMDKQLHECGEAPFYTLGPLTTDIAPGYDHITSAIGAAMIGWFGTAMLCYVTPKEHLGLPNRQDVREGIMAYRIAAHAADLAKGHPGAQVRDNALSKARFEFRWEDQFHLGLDPEKAKAFHDETLPKDAHKQAHFCSMCGPNFCSMKITQDVRDHTEAGWQR, from the coding sequence ATGAACGCACAGCTCTCCGCCCTGCAGCAGCAGGCCCAGCAACTCTCCGAATCGGTGATCCAGCCGATTGCCGGTTCGCGCAAGATCCATGTGCCGGGCTCGCGCCCCGATGTGCGCGTGCCCATGCGCGAAATCGTGCTGTCCCGCACGCCCGCGTTGTTTGGCGGCGGCGAGAACGCGCCGGTCACGGTGTATGACACCTCCGGTCCCTACACCGACCCCCAGGTGCAGATCGATCTCTCCGCAGGCCTGCCGGCGCTGCGCCGCGGTTGGGTCGAGGAGCGGGGCGACACCGAACAGCTCGATGGCCTGAGCTCGGCGTTCGGTCGCGACCGCGAACACGATGCGAAGCTCGACCCCGTGCGTTTCCCCGCGCGCAGCCTGCCACGGCGCGCGCGTGCCGGTGCCAACGTCACCCAGATGCATTACGCACGGCGCGGCATCATCACGCCGGAAATGGAATTCGTCGCCATCCGCGAGAACCAGCGGCTCGAGGCGATCCGCGATGCGGCGCTGCTGCAGCAGCATCCGGGGCAGTCGTTCGGCGCCGCCATCCAGAGCATCATCACCCCCGAATTCGTGCGCGATGAAATCGCCCGCGGGCGCGCGGTGCTGCCCAACAACATCAACCACCCGGAAAGCGAGCCGATGATCATCGGCCGCAACTTCCTCACCAAGATCAACGCCAACATCGGCAACAGCGCGGTGTCCTCGGGCATCGCCGAGGAAGTGGAGAAGCTGGTGTGGGCCATCCGCTGGGGCGGCGACACGGTGATGGACCTGTCCACTGGCAAGCACATCCATGAAACGCGCGAGTGGATCATCCGCAACTCGCCGGTGGCGATCGGCACCGTGCCGATCTACCAGGCGCTGGAGAAGGTCGACGGCCGCGCCGAAGCGCTGACCTGGGAAATCTTCCGCGACACGCTGATCGAACAGGCCGAGCAGGGCGTGGACTACTTCACCATCCATGCCGGCGTGCTGCTGCGCTATGTGCCGCTTACCGCCAAACGTGTCACCGGCATCGTCAGTCGCGGCGGCTCGATCATGGCCAAGTGGTGCCTGGCACACCGCAAGGAGAACTTCCTCTACACGCATTTCGAAGACATCTGCGAAATCATGAAGGCCTACGACGTGACCTTCTCGCTGGGCGATGGCCTGCGCCCGGGCTGCATCGCCGATGCCAACGACGCGGCGCAGTTCGGTGAACTGGAAACGCTGGGCGAACTGACGAAGATTGCCTGGAAGCATGATGTGCAGACCATGATCGAAGGCCCCGGCCATGTGCCGATGCAGCTAATCAAGGAGAACATGGACAAGCAGCTGCACGAATGTGGTGAAGCGCCGTTCTACACGCTGGGGCCGCTGACCACCGATATCGCACCGGGTTACGACCACATCACCAGTGCCATCGGCGCGGCGATGATCGGTTGGTTCGGCACGGCCATGCTCTGCTACGTCACGCCGAAGGAACACCTGGGCCTGCCCAACCGACAGGACGTTCGCGAGGGCATCATGGCCTACCGCATCGCCGCGCATGCGGCGGACCTGGCCAAGGGCCATCCGGGTGCACAGGTGCGCGACAACGCGTTGAGCAAGGCGCGCTTCGAGTTCCGCTGGGAAGACCAGTTCCACCTCGGGCTGGATCCGGAAAAAGCCAAGGCGTTCCATGACGAGACGCTGCCGAAGGATGCGCACAAGCAGGCGCACTTCTGTTCGATGTGCGGTCCGAACTTCTGTTCGATGAAAATCACCCAGGATGTGCGTGACCATACCGAAGCGGGGTGGCAGCGGTAG
- a CDS encoding BCCT family transporter — protein MVFRVSIALVLLLVLLAGVAPGPFNSVVQSILGELIRGIGWLYLLVVFLALVFLMYLAFGRFGNLRIGGEDAEPEFSRASWMSMLFAAGMGIGLVFWGAAEPISHFSKPPEGIAPQSMDAARASMRYAFFHWGLHPWAIYALIGLAMAWFQFNRNGRGLVSDMLQPIIGRHHRGWIGKVVNVAAVVATAIGVATTLGFGTIQIAAGVQRIFGLHAGVPLQLTIIAVAFVLYMASTLSGVDKGIKWLSNFNLALAALLLALVLVLGPTGAIFNTFTTTLGSYLNQLVTMSLRMSPFSSSTWVADWTIFYWAWWISWAPFVGSFIARISRGRSVREFVVGVVLAPTLLGFFWFSVFGGTAIWSQIFGHADLVQALGNGYETVLFTLFDSMPMPLLLSCIALVLLMIFFVTSADSAVLVLASMSTDEAGDPPLKRKLAWGVGIALIAGALLLAGGLDALQGMITIAALPFALLMVLVMVSLYRVLDEEYTRERRQALRQRHMIDAWIAREMAAQEETQAEAARAHDQD, from the coding sequence ATGGTGTTTCGCGTTTCCATCGCACTGGTCCTGCTGCTGGTGCTGCTCGCCGGTGTCGCACCTGGCCCCTTCAACAGCGTCGTGCAGAGCATCCTCGGCGAACTCATCCGCGGCATCGGGTGGCTCTACCTGCTGGTCGTGTTCCTCGCCTTGGTCTTCCTGATGTACCTGGCGTTCGGTCGCTTCGGCAACCTGCGCATCGGCGGCGAAGATGCCGAACCCGAATTCTCGCGTGCCAGCTGGATGTCGATGCTGTTCGCCGCCGGCATGGGCATCGGCCTGGTGTTCTGGGGCGCGGCCGAACCCATCTCGCATTTCAGCAAGCCACCGGAAGGCATCGCCCCACAGAGCATGGACGCCGCGCGCGCTTCGATGCGGTACGCGTTCTTCCACTGGGGCCTGCACCCGTGGGCGATCTACGCACTGATCGGCCTGGCGATGGCCTGGTTCCAGTTCAACCGCAACGGACGTGGCCTGGTCAGTGACATGCTGCAGCCGATCATCGGCCGCCACCATCGCGGCTGGATCGGCAAGGTGGTGAACGTCGCCGCCGTCGTCGCCACCGCCATTGGCGTCGCCACCACGCTGGGCTTCGGCACCATCCAGATCGCTGCCGGCGTGCAGCGCATCTTCGGGCTGCATGCGGGCGTGCCACTGCAGCTGACCATCATCGCGGTGGCCTTCGTGCTGTACATGGCGTCCACGCTCAGTGGCGTGGACAAGGGCATCAAATGGCTGTCCAACTTCAACCTGGCGCTGGCGGCGCTGCTGCTGGCCCTGGTGCTGGTGCTCGGCCCCACCGGTGCGATCTTCAATACCTTCACCACCACGCTGGGCTCCTACCTCAACCAGCTGGTGACGATGAGCCTGCGCATGTCGCCGTTCTCGTCGAGCACGTGGGTGGCCGACTGGACGATCTTCTACTGGGCGTGGTGGATCTCCTGGGCGCCCTTCGTCGGTTCGTTCATCGCCCGCATCTCGCGCGGTCGCAGCGTGCGCGAGTTCGTGGTGGGCGTGGTGCTGGCACCGACGCTGCTGGGCTTCTTCTGGTTCTCGGTATTCGGCGGCACGGCCATCTGGTCGCAGATCTTCGGCCACGCCGATCTGGTGCAGGCGCTGGGCAATGGCTACGAGACGGTGCTGTTCACCCTGTTTGACAGCATGCCGATGCCGTTGCTGCTGTCGTGCATCGCGCTGGTGCTGCTGATGATCTTCTTCGTGACCTCGGCCGATTCGGCGGTGCTGGTGCTGGCGAGCATGTCGACCGACGAGGCGGGCGATCCGCCGCTGAAGCGCAAGCTGGCCTGGGGCGTGGGCATCGCGCTGATAGCCGGTGCGCTGCTGCTGGCCGGCGGCCTGGATGCGCTGCAGGGGATGATCACGATCGCGGCATTGCCGTTCGCGCTGTTGATGGTGCTGGTGATGGTGTCGCTGTACCGGGTACTGGATGAGGAGTACACGCGGGAGCGCCGGCAGGCGCTGCGGCAGCGGCACATGATCGATGCGTGGATTGCGCGGGAGATGGCGGCGCAGGAGGAGACGCAGGCGGAGGCGGCGCGGGCGCACGATCAGGATTAA